The proteins below come from a single Antennarius striatus isolate MH-2024 chromosome 18, ASM4005453v1, whole genome shotgun sequence genomic window:
- the c1ql3b gene encoding complement C1q-like protein 3b codes for MIATGVCGVVLLLVLVVLIPVMVNTAGTPARYEMLGSCQMVCDSHGTATTATATNPIKDNRLVQSLPTFIQGPQGEPGRVGRMGPRGPVGEPGPPGPAGPRGESGAQGPPGPPGVPGINGPNGAISAATYNTVPKIAFYAGLKKQHEGYEVLKFDDVVTNLGNHYDPSTGKFTCSIPGIYFFVYHVLMRGGDGTSMWADLCKNNQVRASAIAQDADQNYDYASNSVVLHLEPGDEIYIKLDGGKAHGGNNNKYSTFSGFMLYAD; via the exons ATGATCGCAACCGGTGTTTGTGGCGTCGTGCTGTTGCTGGTGTTGGTGGTTCTGATCCCGGTGATGGTGAACACCGCCGGGACACCTGCCCGCTATGAGATGCTCGGATCCTGTCAAATGGTGTGCGACTCTCACGGGACAGCAACTACAGCCACAGCAACCAACCCGATCAAAGACAACCGTCTGGTTCAGTCGCTCCCGACGTTCATTCAAGGTCCTCAAGGGGAGCCGGGACGCGTCGGGAGGATGGGTCCGAGGGGTCCCGTTGGAGAACCCGGACCACCTGGACCTGCTGGTCCGCGCGGAGAGAGTGGAGCGCAGGGCCCCCCAGGTCCACCAGGAGTCCCCGGAATAAATGGGCCCAACGGTGCAATCAGCGCTGCCACTTATAACACAGTTCCAAAGATTGCGTTTTATGCAGGACTAAAGAAGCAACACGAGGGATATGAAGTGTTGAAATTCGACGACGTTGTCACAAATCTGGGCAACCACTATGATCCCTCGACAGGCAAATTCACCTGCTCAATACCGGggatttatttctttgtttaccACGTGCTTATGCGAGGTGGAGATGGAACCAGCATGTGGGCTGATCTGTGCAAAAACAACCAG GTGAGAGCGAGTGCCATCGCCCAGGACGCCGACCAGAACTACGACTACGCCAGCAACAGTGTTGTCCTACACCTCGAGCCCGGAGACGAGATTTACATTAAACTGGACGGCGGGAAGGCGCATGGGGGCAACAACAACAAGTACAGCACGTTCTCTGGCTTCATGTTATACGCCGATTGA